The following proteins come from a genomic window of bacterium:
- a CDS encoding peptidylprolyl isomerase yields the protein MSAPTKQEMLENVENAINARMTGGAVQSYSIGGRNLQYISLSEMVALRDKLRQEIASGSSRTTYVTFGDPV from the coding sequence ATGAGTGCACCTACAAAACAAGAAATGCTTGAAAATGTTGAGAATGCCATAAACGCACGTATGACAGGTGGTGCTGTACAGTCGTACTCAATTGGTGGCAGAAATTTGCAGTATATCAGTTTGAGTGAAATGGTGGCTTTACGAGATAAATTGAGACAGGAAATAGCATCGGGAAGTTCACGGACAACATATGTTACGTTTGGAGATCCGGTATGA
- a CDS encoding phage portal protein, with the protein MSISEKINNGIDGVVGFFSPKASLKRRMYRSAIKVTEKFGAYQGASRNRLRSSWIPGGGSADEDIIPDLSALRERSRDLNRNDAHASGITSTMTTNVVGVGIKPQSRVDGEVLGKNDTEAKTYQKKAEQAWKKWLTFADAGNRMDFYEIQQLVDRQILENGEAIIIPTMIKDKRRPFALALQVLEADRLDTPPNKRGDKSVRGGVRIGENGEPVAYFIQKTHPGDYRFSKSRDREFIEIPARNEFGRQNVFHLFPVQRSGQTRGVPFFAPVLNYFKDLGEYAEAELVSARIAACFSLFITSEASMDLNNGFDRNMKGQYVESLEPGMIKHLLPGENITSFNPQRPTATFEPFVERMLRAISASLGLPYELVAKDFSKTNYSSARAALLEARRYFKVRQEWIARKLCQPVWEMVLEEAYLKGELGNISFYKNKTYWTNASWVAPGWEWVDPLKEAKASEVGLKNGIVTYSDLYSSQGKDWEECFEQRKREQEKISELGLNLGEDRNTNISQESDENAGDAEDTDTGVNNEE; encoded by the coding sequence ATGAGTATAAGTGAAAAAATAAATAATGGAATAGATGGTGTTGTAGGTTTCTTTTCACCCAAAGCAAGCCTTAAAAGGCGCATGTATAGATCAGCAATAAAAGTAACAGAAAAATTTGGAGCATATCAGGGAGCGAGCAGAAACAGATTACGATCATCGTGGATACCCGGTGGAGGGTCTGCGGATGAAGATATAATTCCAGACCTTTCAGCACTTAGAGAAAGAAGCCGTGATTTAAATCGTAATGATGCGCATGCTTCGGGCATAACATCGACAATGACGACAAATGTCGTAGGAGTGGGGATTAAACCTCAGAGCAGAGTGGATGGCGAGGTATTAGGTAAAAATGATACCGAAGCAAAAACATATCAAAAGAAAGCTGAACAGGCGTGGAAGAAATGGTTAACTTTTGCCGATGCGGGAAACCGCATGGATTTTTACGAGATACAGCAACTGGTTGATAGACAAATCTTAGAAAATGGGGAAGCGATAATTATCCCTACTATGATTAAAGATAAACGTAGACCTTTCGCATTAGCTTTGCAGGTGCTAGAAGCTGACAGGCTGGATACTCCGCCGAATAAGCGGGGAGATAAATCTGTTCGAGGTGGTGTGAGAATTGGCGAGAACGGAGAACCGGTCGCATATTTTATACAGAAAACACATCCGGGTGATTACAGGTTCAGTAAATCAAGAGACCGTGAGTTTATAGAGATACCGGCAAGGAACGAATTCGGTAGGCAGAATGTATTTCATTTGTTTCCGGTACAACGTTCAGGGCAAACACGTGGAGTACCCTTTTTTGCGCCGGTACTTAATTATTTTAAAGATTTGGGTGAGTATGCGGAAGCGGAACTTGTATCAGCACGAATAGCGGCTTGTTTTTCACTGTTTATAACATCAGAAGCGTCAATGGATTTAAATAACGGTTTTGATCGTAACATGAAAGGTCAATATGTCGAGTCGTTAGAGCCGGGAATGATAAAACATTTATTGCCCGGAGAAAACATAACTTCTTTTAATCCTCAGAGACCAACAGCCACTTTTGAACCGTTCGTCGAAAGAATGTTAAGAGCGATATCAGCGTCGCTGGGATTGCCTTACGAACTTGTTGCGAAAGATTTTAGTAAGACAAATTATTCATCGGCAAGAGCGGCACTATTAGAAGCACGCAGATATTTTAAGGTCAGGCAGGAATGGATCGCCCGCAAATTATGTCAACCAGTATGGGAAATGGTTTTGGAAGAAGCCTATCTCAAGGGAGAGCTGGGCAATATTTCTTTTTATAAAAATAAAACATACTGGACAAATGCGTCATGGGTAGCCCCGGGATGGGAATGGGTCGATCCGCTAAAAGAAGCTAAAGCGTCGGAGGTGGGATTAAAAAATGGAATTGTTACATATTCAGATCTTTACTCCTCTCAGGGGAAAGACTGGGAAGAATGTTTTGAACAAAGAAAAAGAGAACAAGAAAAAATCAGTGAACTCGGTCTCAATCTTGGAGAAGACAGAAATACAAATATCTCACAAGAATCAGATGAAAATGCCGGAGACGCTGAGGATACAGATACAGGGGTGAATAATGAGGAATAA
- a CDS encoding DUF2190 family protein, whose protein sequence is MSQENIGMKAFTAGEDLEAFRRVKLSAGSGTQVEYADAGDDFIGITAGKVLEGDFVTVALKHAGRTFKLTAGEAFSVGATLYGADDGKVADTAVGNSIGTALEAATADAEIIEGVLDNGSASDIDGASVAVEAENANGAIPVVFAKTGITDATTAVDIVESLPFKCKVIDWYLISRDTTASNVKLQDGEATPNDITANKAKGTADDTIVAGGTIIAEQDELEAESALKVLASAEASFDVFVTVIKIS, encoded by the coding sequence ATGTCACAAGAAAATATAGGAATGAAAGCATTTACAGCAGGAGAAGATTTAGAAGCTTTTCGCAGGGTGAAATTAAGTGCGGGTAGCGGAACACAGGTAGAGTATGCCGATGCGGGAGACGACTTTATCGGTATTACAGCCGGGAAAGTGTTAGAAGGTGATTTTGTAACCGTAGCGTTAAAACATGCGGGAAGAACATTTAAGCTGACAGCAGGCGAAGCTTTTTCAGTAGGAGCAACATTGTATGGTGCCGATGATGGAAAAGTCGCTGATACAGCAGTAGGCAATTCGATAGGAACAGCATTGGAAGCGGCAACTGCCGATGCAGAAATAATCGAAGGTGTACTCGATAACGGTTCAGCTTCTGATATAGACGGAGCAAGTGTAGCAGTTGAAGCGGAAAACGCAAACGGAGCGATTCCGGTAGTATTTGCTAAAACGGGTATTACTGATGCTACAACAGCAGTCGATATTGTAGAGTCGTTGCCATTTAAATGCAAAGTGATCGATTGGTATTTGATATCAAGAGACACAACGGCTTCAAACGTAAAATTGCAGGATGGAGAGGCGACACCTAACGATATTACGGCAAATAAAGCTAAAGGCACAGCGGATGACACTATCGTAGCCGGTGGGACAATAATCGCTGAACAAGACGAGTTGGAAGCAGAATCAGCGTTAAAAGTTTTAGCGAGTGCTGAAGCGAGTTTCGATGTTTTTGTAACGGTAATAAAAATTAGCTAA
- a CDS encoding major capsid protein, protein MGIEYSGQRATPRMDLGTALLEYVEQEKEFIGTSVMPIFKTQKQKSVYPAITRESITRNADTKRAMRGNYNRDGFSAKDKSYNCQEHGLEGVLDDSEREMYASDFDAELITTKITMRRVLQAQEKRIASALFDTSVFTGSDLYTDISGSAPWDAVGSKVITQIRTAKSKVRSNCGMNPNALIMSSTNIERLKANTEIVDLIKYTQRPTDAEVRSALADLFGVKYIFEGKAIQNTAKEGKAFVSGDIWSDDYVLLALVANDGQDLSQPGIGRTFLWEADSPDNAVVEQYRAEDVRSDVYRVRQHVDEQVIDSYFAHLLKVD, encoded by the coding sequence ATGGGCATTGAATATTCAGGACAGAGAGCCACACCGAGAATGGATCTAGGAACGGCTCTTTTAGAGTACGTGGAACAGGAGAAGGAGTTCATCGGCACGTCAGTCATGCCGATATTTAAGACGCAGAAACAAAAATCGGTATATCCTGCGATAACCCGGGAAAGTATTACTCGAAATGCTGATACAAAAAGAGCCATGAGAGGAAACTATAACCGTGATGGGTTCAGCGCAAAGGATAAATCGTATAACTGTCAGGAACACGGTTTGGAAGGAGTATTGGATGATAGCGAAAGAGAGATGTACGCAAGTGATTTTGATGCGGAGTTGATAACGACAAAAATCACCATGCGTAGAGTTCTTCAAGCGCAGGAAAAAAGGATAGCAAGTGCATTATTCGATACAAGCGTATTTACGGGATCTGATTTGTATACAGACATATCCGGATCAGCTCCGTGGGACGCTGTAGGGAGCAAAGTTATTACACAGATACGCACAGCAAAATCCAAAGTGCGATCTAACTGCGGAATGAATCCAAATGCGCTTATCATGAGTTCGACAAATATCGAACGGTTGAAAGCGAATACGGAGATAGTTGATCTTATCAAATATACACAGAGACCGACAGATGCTGAGGTGAGATCGGCTTTAGCTGATTTGTTCGGGGTGAAATATATATTTGAGGGGAAAGCTATACAAAATACCGCAAAAGAGGGGAAAGCCTTTGTAAGTGGCGATATATGGAGCGACGACTATGTTCTTTTAGCTCTTGTGGCGAATGACGGACAGGATTTGTCACAGCCGGGTATAGGCAGAACATTTTTGTGGGAAGCAGACAGCCCTGATAATGCGGTAGTTGAACAGTATCGTGCGGAAGATGTGAGAAGTGATGTTTACCGAGTTAGGCAACATGTAGACGAGCAGGTTATTGATTCGTATTTTGCTCATCTTTTAAAAGTAGACTGA
- a CDS encoding phage tail tube protein, producing the protein MLTRKRQLAVKEESIEGTAETLLAVNAGIQVKYYPKANYDPEMYQRDIVRSSLTKLGKLTGKRSAGLEFSLELKGAGDIENEPEWADIIKACGFEINSLQKITIGAITSGPFQHGETIIGGSSGAQGRVVIETSTGTTTLYYVAISGTFENSETITGSTSEATATTGSVPGTAGQEIKPISDNVTSVTMGLYEDGVRKLLKGCRGTVKFNFKIGEPVSADFSFMGVEAGVSDASLLSGLSFDQTVPPVLLNATMLCDDISLNVGEVEIDIANTLAPKDKISDSKGILSYMITGRDAQGSFNPEMVSVATHDFFGKWFNNTPVVMDLEYGETAGNKFRFYLPAVIYNKVDDNDRDGIQLAQTGFDITGSIDPGDDELAILLI; encoded by the coding sequence ATGTTAACAAGAAAAAGACAGTTAGCTGTTAAAGAGGAATCAATAGAAGGTACGGCGGAAACTCTATTGGCAGTAAATGCGGGTATACAGGTCAAATATTATCCAAAGGCAAACTATGACCCTGAAATGTATCAGAGAGATATAGTTCGTTCGTCATTAACAAAACTGGGAAAACTTACAGGTAAAAGATCAGCGGGATTAGAGTTCAGTCTCGAATTAAAGGGGGCGGGAGATATTGAAAACGAACCCGAATGGGCTGACATAATTAAGGCATGCGGTTTTGAAATAAACAGTTTGCAGAAAATAACGATCGGGGCAATAACTTCGGGACCCTTTCAGCATGGCGAGACTATTATTGGAGGCAGTTCGGGAGCGCAGGGAAGGGTTGTCATAGAGACATCTACAGGAACAACGACGTTGTATTATGTCGCAATAAGCGGTACTTTTGAAAACAGTGAAACGATTACCGGTTCAACTTCAGAAGCCACGGCTACTACAGGTTCGGTGCCGGGTACTGCCGGTCAGGAGATTAAACCAATTAGCGATAATGTTACATCAGTGACCATGGGTTTATATGAAGATGGTGTCAGAAAACTGCTGAAGGGTTGCAGGGGGACTGTTAAATTCAATTTCAAAATAGGCGAGCCTGTTTCAGCGGATTTTAGTTTTATGGGTGTTGAAGCGGGTGTATCAGATGCATCACTTCTATCAGGATTGTCGTTTGATCAGACAGTGCCGCCAGTGCTTTTGAATGCGACTATGCTATGTGACGATATTTCATTAAATGTCGGAGAAGTCGAGATCGATATAGCGAATACACTTGCACCAAAAGATAAGATCAGTGATTCGAAAGGTATTCTATCGTACATGATAACCGGTAGAGACGCACAAGGATCATTTAACCCGGAAATGGTGTCTGTAGCGACACATGACTTTTTCGGGAAATGGTTTAACAATACTCCTGTAGTTATGGACTTGGAGTATGGAGAGACGGCTGGTAACAAATTCAGATTCTATTTACCCGCAGTCATATATAACAAAGTAGATGATAACGACAGGGACGGAATACAGTTAGCGCAAACCGGCTTTGATATAACCGGATCTATAGACCCGGGTGACGATGAACTAGCAATACTATTAATCTAG
- a CDS encoding DUF2460 domain-containing protein: MAVLNVIPDFVFEEKIEFETLITKFENGVEQRRSKQSIPLRKWTLQFHNRTTEELTTIRSFYVARKGSYESFTWVNPNDSVEYAVRFDSDSFVFVNKASGIYDCSFSLTEVK, translated from the coding sequence GTGGCTGTATTAAATGTAATACCAGATTTTGTTTTTGAAGAGAAGATAGAGTTCGAGACGTTGATCACGAAATTCGAGAATGGAGTAGAACAGCGCCGATCGAAACAAAGCATTCCACTACGAAAATGGACATTACAGTTTCATAATAGAACAACAGAGGAGTTAACTACTATTAGATCATTTTATGTCGCACGTAAAGGTAGTTATGAATCATTTACTTGGGTAAACCCCAACGACAGCGTCGAGTATGCAGTTCGGTTTGACAGCGATAGCTTTGTTTTTGTGAATAAAGCTTCAGGTATATATGACTGTTCATTTTCTTTGACGGAGGTGAAGTAA
- a CDS encoding C40 family peptidase codes for MITQKTIIEKYVGIPYRHCGRKISGLDCWGLVKNVYKDLGYELLDMDEDSYAVNWARLGNNYFIENYHKEWEQVYCPQTYDGVLFQNRKGICDHAGVVLSGNKFIHTCRAGTVISSLNNKSWKDKIYGFYRLKRMSG; via the coding sequence ATGATAACACAAAAAACAATTATAGAGAAATATGTTGGGATACCATACAGGCATTGTGGACGTAAGATATCAGGACTTGATTGCTGGGGGTTAGTTAAAAATGTGTATAAAGATTTGGGGTACGAACTGCTTGACATGGATGAAGATAGTTATGCTGTTAACTGGGCTCGTCTTGGTAATAACTATTTCATAGAAAACTATCATAAAGAATGGGAACAAGTATATTGTCCGCAAACTTATGATGGTGTGCTGTTTCAAAACAGAAAAGGGATATGTGATCACGCCGGGGTTGTGCTTAGCGGGAATAAATTTATTCATACATGCCGAGCAGGTACGGTTATTTCTAGTCTAAACAACAAGTCTTGGAAAGATAAGATATATGGGTTTTATAGATTAAAGAGGATGTCAGGATGA
- a CDS encoding phage tail protein, translating into MIRVVFIPNILEKKNRKNDEIIYRGGMTVSDCLKCSGFDVKGCGIILNGKKVSDDSIFVSDGDEILIVPEIKAAIGAAVIAIFSFLANNAALIGMIAIAGISYAIQASNKPKMPSFGSTGTDTFEDSSPTYAWDGIRTLSDVSVPIPIIYGEHRCGGNIINQFVWNDGEKNYLNILIGLCAGEVESIDSIKINDNPMENFYGVDVYKRYGTNDQDIIPAFEDLHQSFDIGAKLSYDTPYVYTTSDTEVEAVEVQLNFPYGLYEQGNSGGVYSETAKYRVDYKLHTAGEWTELEEQEVTGETRSAVKRIYRIEGLTAGQYDIRITKTSEDGDNAKHINEMYLQRMDEITTDDLIYPKTALLGIRFLATDQISGSTPTITVLVKGRKIRVPEIKNGENDVDWEDYYWDPVSETYKLLADDTVLSWDGEAYVTKYSANPVWCMRDLLTNNIFGLGDYIESNDIDDDLYLEMSRYCEEKVEVTDSDGTTYYEKRFRIDAVIDGMSRALDLVNQICGVFRGMAFFSEGKIKAKIDKPDDIVQIFGMGSIVENSFIQEWKSRKDMPNVIEIQYMDKDKDYKNETIAVINETSLANGDPVRKQAVRLLTTRTSYALREGRHILNRSRIINSSVRFKAGIDAVTIQSADLIGISHDLPQYGYSGRILSGSTVSSVKMDRDVAVASGKTYKLQVQFADGTIEERTVTNAEGTYSEIAVSVPFSQAPQVYDSYAFGENNKVVKPYRALSMQRDSKNEVTIIAIEYDESVYDDSAVLLPSNNYSQFAGDIPDITDLKLHEEIKVLGDGTVESTIGVSWNNPNVSGYDLKSFAGVRIFTSKDGGGTWTLRGTSTGTIHTIMGDLLEGDSVKVAVVSISDIGGQNSIGDSPQGDIVIEGKSAPPGDVGGFSVSFAGDYLHFSWAEVGDPDLRGYELKQLPFADAEWALGTIIAENITGSSYDLLTVSSGQKHYAIKAVDTSGNYSDEMTVFSLYITDVPEQNIVLSEDYNLSEGVLTGSAERVWMKGYSQDYYRIGIQIEAQNKWDTEHAWWDELGITWDEPVEVDEAVYISKVSDLGGILESNISMQTGIFNEQGGSVQIFIAYSDTETEPDNWESFSTGRYSGRYFRFKLVMKCNDADYMLALYRLCVTFDVDDRTQEGMGIDVSGSGWTTISFNSFIEVKGLLVVCSGSAYVVDVDQSSLPEGFNVRLKDPANVMVQTAGKINYYAKGY; encoded by the coding sequence ATGATAAGAGTTGTATTTATTCCAAACATTTTAGAAAAGAAAAACCGGAAGAATGACGAAATCATTTACCGTGGGGGTATGACTGTATCTGATTGCTTGAAGTGTTCCGGCTTTGATGTTAAGGGATGCGGAATAATACTTAACGGTAAAAAGGTTAGTGATGACAGTATCTTTGTCTCTGACGGTGATGAAATACTGATCGTACCGGAGATAAAAGCGGCTATAGGAGCCGCAGTTATTGCTATCTTTTCATTTTTAGCAAACAACGCCGCATTGATCGGAATGATTGCTATAGCGGGAATAAGTTACGCTATTCAGGCAAGTAATAAACCAAAAATGCCAAGTTTCGGGAGCACCGGAACAGATACCTTTGAGGATAGTTCTCCCACTTATGCGTGGGATGGTATCCGCACATTATCAGATGTGAGCGTTCCGATACCCATAATCTATGGTGAGCATAGATGCGGTGGAAATATTATTAACCAGTTTGTATGGAATGATGGCGAAAAGAATTATCTCAATATCTTGATTGGCTTATGTGCAGGTGAAGTAGAAAGTATCGACAGTATAAAAATAAACGACAATCCAATGGAGAATTTCTATGGAGTGGATGTGTATAAACGCTACGGTACAAACGATCAGGATATAATTCCCGCATTTGAAGACTTACATCAGAGTTTTGATATCGGGGCTAAATTAAGTTACGACACTCCGTATGTCTATACAACATCAGACACAGAAGTTGAGGCAGTTGAAGTGCAGTTAAATTTTCCATACGGATTATATGAACAGGGGAATAGCGGTGGCGTATATTCTGAAACTGCAAAATACCGTGTTGATTATAAATTGCACACAGCGGGAGAGTGGACGGAACTTGAAGAACAAGAAGTGACCGGAGAAACTCGGTCAGCCGTAAAGCGTATATACAGAATAGAAGGGCTCACTGCCGGGCAATATGATATTCGTATAACCAAAACAAGTGAAGATGGAGATAACGCAAAACATATCAACGAAATGTATTTGCAACGTATGGATGAAATAACAACAGATGATTTAATTTATCCAAAAACTGCGCTTCTAGGTATACGGTTTCTTGCGACAGACCAAATATCAGGAAGCACGCCGACAATAACCGTCCTTGTTAAAGGCAGAAAGATAAGAGTGCCGGAAATTAAAAATGGTGAGAATGATGTTGATTGGGAAGACTATTATTGGGATCCGGTATCTGAAACATACAAATTGTTGGCGGACGATACTGTATTGAGCTGGGACGGTGAAGCATATGTTACCAAATATTCCGCTAATCCAGTGTGGTGCATGAGAGATTTGCTGACAAATAACATTTTCGGGTTAGGGGACTATATCGAGAGCAATGATATAGATGATGATTTATATCTTGAAATGTCACGATACTGTGAGGAAAAGGTTGAGGTCACAGATAGCGATGGCACAACTTATTATGAGAAACGGTTTAGGATAGATGCTGTTATCGATGGAATGTCAAGAGCACTTGATTTAGTTAATCAGATATGTGGCGTTTTCAGGGGCATGGCGTTCTTCTCTGAAGGAAAGATAAAAGCCAAAATAGATAAACCTGACGATATAGTCCAAATATTCGGCATGGGATCCATAGTTGAAAATTCATTTATTCAAGAATGGAAATCCCGTAAAGATATGCCGAATGTTATCGAAATTCAGTATATGGATAAAGATAAGGATTATAAGAACGAAACAATAGCGGTGATTAATGAAACATCATTAGCGAACGGTGATCCAGTACGCAAACAAGCGGTAAGATTATTAACCACAAGAACATCATATGCACTCAGAGAAGGACGGCATATTTTAAACCGAAGCAGAATAATTAATAGTTCAGTGCGTTTTAAAGCAGGGATAGACGCTGTAACAATTCAGAGTGCGGATCTTATCGGGATTTCACACGATTTACCCCAATATGGTTATTCCGGCAGGATATTGTCAGGTTCAACGGTTTCTTCAGTAAAGATGGATAGGGATGTTGCGGTAGCTTCTGGCAAGACATACAAACTGCAGGTGCAATTTGCGGATGGGACTATTGAGGAAAGGACAGTTACAAATGCTGAAGGGACATATTCGGAGATAGCAGTATCAGTTCCGTTTAGCCAAGCCCCACAGGTATATGATTCATACGCATTTGGAGAAAATAACAAGGTCGTTAAACCGTACCGAGCATTGTCAATGCAGAGGGATTCAAAAAACGAAGTTACAATTATAGCTATTGAGTATGACGAATCTGTATATGATGACTCGGCAGTCTTATTGCCAAGCAATAACTATTCGCAGTTTGCCGGAGATATCCCGGATATTACAGATTTAAAATTACATGAAGAGATCAAAGTTTTAGGTGACGGTACAGTCGAGAGCACGATCGGTGTGTCATGGAACAATCCAAACGTATCGGGATATGATTTGAAAAGTTTTGCTGGAGTGAGAATATTTACTTCAAAAGATGGCGGAGGAACTTGGACGCTAAGGGGAACAAGCACAGGCACGATACACACGATAATGGGAGACTTGCTGGAAGGCGATAGTGTAAAGGTAGCGGTTGTATCTATATCTGACATTGGTGGACAGAACAGTATAGGGGACAGCCCGCAAGGGGATATTGTGATTGAAGGTAAAAGTGCGCCTCCGGGAGATGTTGGTGGATTTTCTGTTTCATTTGCCGGAGATTACCTGCACTTTTCATGGGCTGAAGTCGGAGATCCGGATTTAAGAGGATACGAATTAAAGCAGTTACCGTTTGCGGATGCTGAATGGGCATTGGGAACAATAATAGCGGAAAACATAACTGGTTCATCATATGACTTGCTCACGGTAAGTTCAGGACAGAAACATTATGCTATTAAAGCGGTTGATACTTCAGGGAACTATTCAGATGAGATGACTGTTTTCAGTTTATACATTACTGATGTTCCTGAACAAAATATAGTTTTATCTGAAGACTACAATTTAAGTGAAGGCGTTCTAACTGGGTCAGCGGAACGAGTATGGATGAAAGGATATTCACAGGATTATTACAGAATTGGTATCCAGATTGAAGCGCAGAATAAGTGGGATACTGAGCATGCTTGGTGGGACGAATTGGGGATCACATGGGATGAGCCTGTTGAAGTAGATGAAGCCGTATATATTTCTAAAGTATCAGATCTTGGCGGAATACTAGAATCCAATATTTCCATGCAGACTGGCATTTTTAATGAGCAAGGTGGTTCAGTTCAAATCTTTATCGCTTATTCAGATACTGAGACGGAACCGGATAATTGGGAAAGTTTTTCTACAGGAAGATATTCTGGTAGATATTTCAGGTTCAAATTAGTCATGAAATGTAACGATGCGGACTATATGTTAGCACTATACCGTTTATGTGTAACGTTTGATGTGGATGACAGAACACAGGAAGGCATGGGCATTGACGTTTCGGGCAGTGGATGGACAACGATCAGTTTCAATAGTTTTATAGAGGTTAAAGGATTGCTTGTAGTTTGTTCCGGATCAGCATATGTGGTTGACGTTGATCAGAGCAGTTTGCCAGAAGGTTTTAATGTCAGATTAAAAGACCCGGCAAACGTTATGGTACAAACTGCGGGGAAAATAAATTATTACGCAAAAGGGTATTAA